A part of Ziziphus jujuba cultivar Dongzao chromosome 8, ASM3175591v1 genomic DNA contains:
- the LOC107413362 gene encoding probable cysteine protease RD19D: MGRPFVVSTLSCAVSVAVLTCALTLSVTAIHGSYPEDPIIHQVTDSGNELVGTERRFRSFMEKYGKTYGSREEYVHRLGIFAKNMIRAAEHQLLDPTAVHGVTPFSDLSEEEFESMYTGFHGGGLGFGNGVSETAPPLEVGDLPENFDWREKGAVTEVKMQGICGACWAFSTTGALEGANFIATGKLLSLSEQQLVDCDNMCDAHEKDACDNGCKGGLMTNAYKYLIQSGGLQEESSYPYTGKKGECKFQPEKVAVRIANFTNVPLDENQIAANLVHRGPLAVGLNAVFMQTYIGGVSCPLICFKKMLNHGVLLVGYGAKGFSILRLSDKPYWIIKNSWGKHWGEHGYYRLCRGHGICGINTMVSAVVTQN; the protein is encoded by the exons ATGGGCAGACCATTTGTTGTATCAACTCTATCTTGTGCGGTGAGTGTGGCAGTGTTAACCTGCGCACTAACTCTCTCTGTAACGGCTATCCATGGTTCCTACCCGGAAGACCCGATAATCCACCAAGTCACCGACTCGGGAAATGAGCTCGTGGGAACCGAGAGAAGGTTCAGGAGCTTCATGGAGAAGTACGGTAAAACGTACGGTAGCAGAGAGGAGTACGTCCACCGCCTCGGGATTTTCGCCAAGAACATGATCAGGGCGGCCGAGCACCAGTTGCTGGATCCGACGGCCGTCCACGGTGTTACCCCGTTCTCCGATCTATCAGAGGAGGAGTTCGAAAGTATGTATACCGGGTTTCATGGTGGTGGTTTGGGGTTTGGCAATGGGGTTTCGGAGACTGCACCGCCTTTGGAGGTTGGTGATTTGCCGGAGAATTTTGATTGGAGAGAAAAAGGAGCTGTAACTGAGGTCAAGATGCAG GGTATATGTGGAGCATGCTGGGCCTTTAGCACAACAGGAGCTCTTGAAGGAGCTAACTTTATAGCGACAGGGAAGCTTCTCAGTCTCAGTGAACAACAGCTTGTAGATTGTGATAACATG TGCGATGCACACGAGAAAGATGCATGCGACAATGGCTGCAAAGGCGGCCTCATGACAAATGCCTACAAGTATTTGATTCAATCAGGAGGGCTGCAGGAGGAAAGTTCATATCCTTATACCGGGAAAAAAGGTGAATGCAAATTCCAACCGGAGAAAGTGGCCGTAAGAATTGCCAATTTTACCAACGTTCCGCTCGATGAGAACCAAATAGCTGCAAATCTAGTCCACCGGGGTCCTCTTGCAG TGGGGTTGAATGCTGTGTTCATGCAAACTTACATTGGTGGAGTGTCATGTCCATTAATTTGTTTCAAGAAAATGCTGAACCACGGTGTGTTACTGGTGGGTTATGGTGCAAAGGGATTTTCTATTCTTAGACTCAGCGACAAGCCGTACTGGATAATCAAAAATTCTTGGGGCAAGCATTGGGGAGAACATGGATACTACCGTCTTTGCCGAGGCCATGGGATATGCGGTATCAACACAATGGTCTCTGCAGTTGTAACTCAAAATTAA
- the LOC107413364 gene encoding stemmadenine O-acetyltransferase, with protein sequence MVNMEVTIISKQFIKPSSPSLNHHKPYKLCLFDQLTPVTYPSLVFFYPITDPNFNLPKTLTHLKNSLSETLTLFYPFSGRTKNNVLVDDFHVGVLFLEAKVNCKMSEYFKLKDTESLHNFVPLHPFCKENETTLVNLPQIAFQVSIFACGGIALGVSLCHKIADGTTVSSLLKSWAAIFSGYPNKVIHPDLSRSSSLFPPRDLPQNYIDLMDHLWFKESNYITRRFVFDAKSITNLKSKAKSESVPKPSRIETLTCFIWKHAMAASWSMSGSPRTSVLAHAVNLRPRVKPPQSLDASTGNLFWWGTVAANPSSETDLELNKLVGLFKEALGLFDDEFLESLQGEDGFSIMSEFLNQLEAMLSLESEKPDIFAFTSWSNSFFNELDFGWGKPFWLGVMGKVGAAFRNLVIFVDTQWGNGIEAWVTLEEKLMVVLENDPNFLAFASPNPGISSL encoded by the coding sequence ATGGTGAACATGGAGGTCACTATCATCTCAAAGCAATTTATAAAACCATCTTCACCATCTCTTAACCATCACAAACCTTACAAACTCTGCCTCTTCGACCAGCTCACTCCTGTCACTTATCCTTCATTGGTTTTCTTCTATCCCATTACTGATCCAAACTTCAACCTCCCCAAAACCTTAACCCATCTCAAAAACTCACTTTCTGAGACCCTCACACTGTTCTATCCATTCTCTGGGAGGACCAAAAACAATGTTCTCGTCGATGATTTCCATGTGGGTGTTCTATTTTTGGAAGCCAAAGTTAACTGCAAAATGTCAGAGTATTTCAAGCTCAAAGACACAGAGTCTCTCCACAATTTCGTTCCTCTGCATCCCTTTTGCAAGGAAAATGAAACCACCTTGGTTAATCTTCCCCAGATTGCATTCCAAGTGAGCATCTTTGCTTGTGGTGGAATAGCGCTTGGAGTTTCCTTGTGCCACAAGATAGCTGATGGAACCACTGTCAGTTCTCTTCTCAAATCCTGGGCTGCGATATTTTCAGGGTACCCGAACAAAGTGATACATCCCGATCTTTCTCGATCATCATCATTGTTTCCACCAAGAGATTTGCCTCAGAACTACATAGATTTGATGGATCATTTGTGGTTCAAAGAAagcaattacatcacaagacgGTTCGTGTTTGATGCGAAATCCATAACTAATTTGAAGTCCAAGGCAAAAAGCGAAAGTGTCCCAAAACCATCAAGGATTGAGACATTGACTTGTTTCATTTGGAAGCACGCAATGGCTGCTTCTTGGTCGATGTCAGGATCGCCAAGGACTTCAGTTTTGGCACACGCGGTGAACCTGAGGCCCAGGGTGAAGCCGCCACAGTCGTTGGATGCTTCCACAGGGAATCTGTTCTGGTGGGGAACAGTGGCTGCTAACCCTTCTTCAGAAACAGACTTGGAGCTGAACAAGTTGGTGGGGCTTTTCAAAGAAGCACTGGGTTTGTTCGACGACGAGTTCTTGGAGAGTTTACAGGGTGAAGATGGGTTTTCAATCATGTCGGAGTTCTTGAACCAGCTAGAAGCAATGCTTTCTTTAGAATCTGAAAAGCCAGACATTTTTGCGTTCACTAGCTGGAGTAATAGTTTCTTTAACGAGCTTGATTTCGGATGGGGAAAGCCATTTTGGCTTGGTGTTATGGGGAAAGTGGGAGCTGCTTTTAGGAACCTGGTTATATTTGTTGACACACAGTGGGGCAATGGGATTGAAGCTTGGGTGACCTTGGAGGAGAAATTGATGGTTGTGTTGGAGAATGATCCTAATTTTCTTGCATTTGCTTCCCCAAATCCAGGCATTTCAAGTCTCTGA
- the LOC107413356 gene encoding stemmadenine O-acetyltransferase: MVNNMEVTIISKQTVKPSSQSLHHLKPYNLCLFDQLTPVTYPSMVFFYPITDPNFNLPKTLTHLRNSLSETLTLFYPFSGRTKNNVVIDDFHVGVLFLEAKVNCKMSEYFKLKDTESLNNFVPLHPFCKENETTLVNLPQIAFQVSIFACGGIALGVSLCHKMADGTTISSLLKSWAAIFSGYPNKVIHPDLSRSSSLFPPRDLPKNYIDLMDHLWFKESNYITRRFVFDAKSITNLKSKAKSESVPKPSRIETLTCFIWKHAMAASWSISGSPRTSVLAHAVNLRPRVKPPQSLDASTGNLFWWGTVAANPSSETELELNKLVGLFKEALGLFDDEFLESLQGEDGFSIMLEFLNQLEAMLSLESEKPDIFAFTSWSKSFFNELDFGWGKPFWLGVMGKVGAAFRNLVIFVDTQWGNGIEAWVTLEEKLMVVLENDPNFLAFAAPNPGISSL, translated from the coding sequence ATGGTGAACAACATGGAGGTCACCATCATTTCCAAGCAAACTGTAAAACCATCTTCCCAATCTCTTCACCATCTCAAACCTTACAATCTCTGCCTCTTCGACCAGCTCACTCCTGTCACTTATCCTTCAATGGTCTTCTTCTACCCCATTACTGATCCAAACTTCAACCTCCCCAAAACCTTAACCCATCTCAGAAACTCACTCTCTGAGACCCTCACTCTGTTCTACCCATTCTCCGGGAGGACCAAAAACAATGTTGTCATCGATGATTTCCATGTGGGTGTTCTATTTTTGGAAGCCAAAGTTAACTGCAAAATGTCCGAGTATTTCAAGCTCAAAGACACAGAGTCTCTCAACAATTTCGTTCCTCTGCATCCCTTTTGCAAGGAAAATGAAACCACCTTGGTTAATCTTCCCCAGATTGCATTTCAAGTGAGCATCTTTGCTTGTGGTGGAATAGCGCTTGGAGTTTCCTTGTGCCACAAGATGGCTGATGGAACCACTATCAGTTCTCTTCTCAAATCCTGGGCTGCTATATTTTCAGGGTACCCAAACAAAGTGATACATCCCGATCTTTCACGATCATCATCGTTGTTTCCACCAAGAGATTTGCCTAAGAACTACATAGATTTGATGGATCATTTGTGGTTCAAAGAAagcaattacatcacaagaaggTTCGTGTTTGATGCGAAATCCATAACTAATTTGAAGTCCAAGGCAAAAAGCGAAAGTGTCCCAAAACCATCAAGGATTGAGACATTGACTTGTTTCATTTGGAAGCACGCAATGGCTGCTTCTTGGTCGATATCAGGATCGCCAAGGACTTCAGTTTTGGCACACGCGGTGAACCTGAGGCCGAGAGTGAAGCCGCCGCAGTCGTTGGATGCTTCCACAGGGAATCTGTTCTGGTGGGGAACAGTGGCTGCTAACCCTTCTTCAGAAACAGAGTTGGAGCTAAACAAGTTGGTGGGGCTTTTCAAAGAAGCACTGGGTTTGTTCGACGACGAGTTCTTGGAGAGTTTACAGGGTGAAGATGGGTTTTCAATCATGTTGGAGTTCTTGAACCAGCTAGAAGCAATGCTTTCTTTAGAATCTGAAAAGCCAGACATTTTTGCGTTTACTAGCTGGAGTAAAAGTTTCTTTAACGAGCTCGATTTCGGATGGGGAAAGCCATTTTGGCTTGGTGTTATGGGGAAAGTTGGAGCTGCTTTTAGGAACCTGGTTATATTTGTTGACACACAGTGGGGCAATGGGATTGAAGCTTGGGTGACCTTGGAAGAGAAATTAATGGTTGTGTTGGAGAATGATCCTAATTTTCTTGCATTTGCTGCCCCAAATCCAGGCATTTCAAGTCTCTGA